A window from Eubalaena glacialis isolate mEubGla1 chromosome 1, mEubGla1.1.hap2.+ XY, whole genome shotgun sequence encodes these proteins:
- the CHCHD1 gene encoding small ribosomal subunit protein mS37, which yields MATPSLRGRLARFGNPRKPILKPNKPLILANHVGERRREKGEATCITEMSVMMACWKQNEFRDEACKKEIQDFFDCASRAEAARKVRSIQEDLGELGSLPPKKLNKLLRRFPNKPHVS from the exons ATGGCGACGCCCAGTCTCCGGGGTCGGTTAGCACGGTTTGGAAACCCGCGGAAGCCCATACTGAAGCCCAACAAGCCCCTCATCCTAGCTAACCATGTCGGGGAACGGCGCCGGGAGAAGGGCG AGGCGACTTGTATCACGGAGATGTCAGTAATGATGGCTTGCTGGAAGCAGAATGAATTCCGCGACGAAGCTTGCAAAAAAGAGATCCAGGACTTCTTCGATTGTGCTTCGAGGGCTGAG GCAGCCCGAAAAGTGAGATCAATCCAGGAGGACCTGGGAGAGTTGGGGAGTTTACCCCCCAAGAAATTGAATAAGTTGTTACGTAGGTTTCCTAACAAACCTCATGTCAGCTGA